A window of the Thalassospira sp. TSL5-1 genome harbors these coding sequences:
- a CDS encoding glycosyl hydrolase family 18 protein: MQTLQNVMYTDNGNAPVSKLVGTACTIGIQSFISNACFKDGKCNLEMDWPLKSAIDNKDIVPAKEGGKRKILVAVGGGSFTTASWQTCVTNFDAFVEALIEFVKEYKFDGIDIDWEDTANLANVAQQNGGYDAVAFLVNLTKKLRAGLPAPQYIITHAPQPPYFDHAFYGATYMEVMRQAGDAIDYLNIQYYNNPDYVGDDGKEQAAKVAGTIGTPSYRTSIVGLVEQGLPVEKLLVGKPTTPDNAGTGFLPTDAFCNDVVAPLVAKYGNSFGGVMGWQLAQSPESTELEYNWISTVADALTGKTG, encoded by the coding sequence ATGCAAACACTTCAAAACGTGATGTATACCGATAATGGTAATGCGCCGGTTTCCAAACTGGTGGGAACAGCCTGCACCATCGGTATCCAGAGCTTTATTTCAAATGCGTGTTTTAAAGACGGGAAATGCAATCTTGAAATGGACTGGCCGCTTAAATCCGCGATCGATAATAAAGATATTGTTCCGGCCAAAGAAGGCGGGAAGCGTAAAATTCTGGTAGCGGTTGGTGGCGGAAGTTTTACGACAGCATCTTGGCAGACCTGTGTGACAAACTTTGATGCTTTTGTTGAGGCGTTGATCGAATTTGTCAAAGAATATAAATTTGACGGCATTGACATTGATTGGGAAGACACAGCCAACTTGGCCAATGTTGCGCAGCAAAACGGTGGCTATGATGCGGTGGCCTTCCTGGTCAATCTGACTAAAAAATTGCGGGCCGGATTGCCTGCGCCGCAATATATCATTACCCACGCACCACAACCGCCCTATTTTGACCATGCTTTTTATGGTGCAACCTATATGGAGGTGATGCGGCAGGCGGGTGACGCAATCGATTATCTGAATATCCAGTATTACAATAATCCCGATTATGTTGGGGATGATGGCAAAGAGCAGGCGGCGAAGGTGGCAGGAACCATCGGCACGCCATCTTATCGGACAAGTATTGTTGGTTTGGTCGAACAGGGTTTGCCGGTGGAAAAGCTGCTGGTGGGTAAACCAACCACACCGGATAACGCCGGGACGGGTTTTTTGCCGACCGATGCGTTTTGCAACGATGTTGTGGCCCCGCTGGTTGCCAAATACGGGAACAGTTTTGGTGGCGTGATGGGCTGGCAATTGGCGCAGTCGCCAGAAAGTACCGAACTTGAATATAACTGGATCAGCACGGTTGCCGATGCGCTGACGGGGAAGACCGGATAA
- a CDS encoding type II toxin-antitoxin system RelE/ParE family toxin, whose amino-acid sequence MAAHYRLTASAKADIAKVLSESAFRHGQDARSRYADLILAALKRIANAPNGNLTVDRTDLRSDIRCFHIRHSRFESTEQPFGRPVHVIFYRSTGSGIIEVIRVLHESMDPTRHM is encoded by the coding sequence TTGGCAGCACACTATCGGCTTACAGCATCGGCCAAAGCCGACATTGCCAAGGTTCTGAGCGAAAGTGCATTCCGGCATGGACAGGATGCACGCAGTCGTTACGCCGACTTGATCCTTGCAGCACTAAAACGGATCGCAAATGCCCCTAACGGAAATTTGACAGTTGATCGTACAGATTTACGTTCAGACATCCGCTGCTTTCATATTCGCCATAGTCGCTTCGAAAGCACAGAACAGCCGTTTGGCCGCCCTGTGCATGTCATCTTTTACCGATCCACAGGATCTGGCATTATCGAGGTCATCCGCGTGTTGCATGAGAGCATGGACCCCACCCGCCATATGTGA